A region of the Clavelina lepadiformis chromosome 9, kaClaLepa1.1, whole genome shotgun sequence genome:
GTACCGTAGCAGTTTTGATCCTTCAAATTGATTTGAGGCTGAACAGGATAAGCTATGAGGAAGTGGCTATTCCACTCCACAAAGGCCTGTCTGTAGGCCTTTGTTAAAGATTGGCAGTTATGGGGAATGGGCATAcataaagttgattttagtcattcaggttttttttaaagtttgttttagaTTTGGGTTTAGGCCTAGTGCAGAACTTTACAACTATTTGACGTCGCAATTTGAATAGccggggtctagtatacaaatgcatcctgtAGGTGTACACTTCTGCACTAGCCCCGTAGATTTTGTGTAGTCTAGGTAGGTTactaaattgttatatttaagttaggttaacaagaattttaaaaaacctgTCAGTCTGTGAAAAACATATACTGCATATATGAACATACAtatgatatatatttaaatttacagAAAATGTTAGTCGAATTACTGTTTACTGCCTTTATTGGTtgtctttaaatttttaatttgctacAGTAATACCCAGCAGCCAGTAAAGTAAACACTTGGTATTTCATCCACCTCAGGCTGTGTTtcttatttgttattttgttgctTCTCACTAGATTTACTATAGAATCTGGGACAACAGGCTTGGATGACCGCAAGGTCTTTTACCACCCCACACCAAACAATCGTTAATTTTTGTCAAGCTTGCGTCAGTAATACATGATATATATAAATTCATGACTGTTTCAAGTTGGGGTTTGTTACTTTCAAGTTGCGAAGAAAGATTCAGTTCTATCTAATCTGTGTTTTTGGGAAATTTGCTTAGCTCCGGTCATGTTCCCAAGACTTTAAGATAAGTTGCCTTGTCATACAAAAAGCATGAGCAATAAATTCGATTTATTTTCGGAAGGTCAACtcaaagtttgcattttatcaaacacgagtatttttcaaaagctATTACACCACATCCGACCACTCAGACGAAGGGAAGTTCATGAAATTTCATTAAACCAAGATGAGATCACATCAAAATCGGTAAGTGATGttgcttgcaattttaatttctatATTCTGCACATCATTCTTACATAAGTGTTATAATATCACAATTTTtttcctcggactgaggaaagtctttgcacagcttaaacccggcgatgattcctcatcgttCGAGCTCGCCGGTTACCAAGCTAGccttttgtgcaagtttcgatTGTTATAcaatttttggtttgtttttttttattttttgtatcgTATTTCCCACATTTtgaactgttcaccaggtaTACTTGACAGGAACAAGAGTCGTTTGTACCTTaggtcatttttttcaaagctaCGACGGTGGCGGTACTGGCACTGGGTATGGAACACAGAATACTGGCCCCTTATTGCGAGTTCTGTACTCTAGCCACTCGGCTACCAAGCAGACGAAACTTTGTTATTTAAGATGTGTTGCAttgcaagattttttttctgatttgGAAAATTTATCAGACATACATAATTTCAGTTTCAATAACTTCAGTTGTTTTGTAGCCGACTGCgtttttttgcaaaccttTGTCATTTTCTTCAATGTTACATGTCAAACCCGTGGATGTAAAAAGAGGATCCATCAATTGCGTAAAAATCTCAACCGATACTTGTTCTTATTGGCTTCAGGTAACAACTATAACTTCAAACTTGAAATTGTTGCTTCcacattttttatctttacatATTCTTGATGGATCAGCAGCTTAATAGCCTCAGTACAGAAGTGTTAGTCATCATATTATTTCAATTACACTAAATTAACATTGTATTGGCCTAGGGTGGTTCGGCATATATGAATATAGTGTGTGATTTCATCTCTTGATATTTAAATGCAATATATGTAAGCAATGATTTTCCATCCCCTATTGACACCTGTATGACTGTATACATTCCTTTTTAATGCACCATTTCAAAAAACCTTTCCCAAAAAGTTGATTGTGTGTATTCACAGATCACATGCATATCATTATGACGCCTATTCATTAACTAGAAACAGTTTATACGAAACATCAAGTGGAAATAAAAAGGACTATaaaaaactttgattttaCCAGAGTAAAACTGTTACTTATATATAATGACAATTGTGAGCTGTGCTGTTACCAGTTTTCGAAATTGGTAGGAGGTACTAGCCACCATTGGAAAATATCAGaatcatttcaaaaatgttttgtcaagACGGTTTGATTTCATAAGCTTTTACTTTTTCTAGGCGCCAAACGCTTATGAAAGAGATTGTCTGTTTTACTCCATTAACTGGAAGGTATATTTAGGAGTTCTTATGTATGTGCTATACACAATATTACtgttgaattttgtttttgactttCACAACcccttttaaaactttgtgtaTTAATTTTGGATCCAAAAATAACCTTTTGGTATGTTCAGATGAATGTATACAAGTTTAACGTGAAGTTAAACAATTCTATGAAACCCAAAGAATTAATTCAAGAACTAAAGGTAcgtataaattatatataaagacatatatataattattcaATTATCGTATGAACATGACTTATGAAGTAGTTAGTTTTCTTATAAGCATACCTCTTTTGAATTATGGTGTCCCTTTTCTTGGGTACCATAAATTTCTATTTCCAAAATATTAGGTTGATGTTGGTTTCATGAGTATATCTGATGAAACAAGCtgatgcttgcgaaagcttgtACAGAgaaattaacaataaaagttcaCCCTAGATTCCCATCCAATATcctatttttgtatttaactacacatataacttaaaaaatattagGGATGACCTGGCCAGGTAAAAGTACTGTTCAGGTGTAtccattttctttcaatttggCATATCTGGCAAGTCTGCCATTTTTTTTTGGAATTAAATTTGTATCCTACTACAAGTTCGTTTCATTGTGCACAAGACGTAAGGCAAATTGAAAGCATGAAGGCTGTCCTCTTTAAAAGTCAATGTgcttattataattttttgttttggtatgATATCCATGGTTGGTCAAGCAGAAGCAATTCAAGCGAATCGTAAACAAGATGGCTcccagaaaaaaaaacgatgaAATCCACCTGTAAGACAAGCGTAGTAATCAGAAATGACTTCATAAGAATGATCAGTTGCCTATGTACCAGAAgaagaaagttgttttatttttctttaagGTTAAGAAGTACTGTCAGGATTTTACTGAGTTTTTTGAAATCTACTTCAAGCTGGATtctagaaaatgaaaaatctggCTAGTTTTTTAGGGCCCACTTTGACCAGTCCATCCCCACAAAACACAGCTTCCATGAATacattttcgtttttatatCGCAGGTTTTAGCTTCATTGACTTTAACATGTCCTCTGTGCATTGATGATACATTTCAAGTTTTACTGGATTTAGTTTTCTGTCTGCTTTCACAGGtacttaaatgtaaaaaaatcatTAGTATATAATGCATATTAAGTGCTGTGATATAAGCCAAAGGCTGTGGttaatttgtttgatttattaaagttattgtatCATGTGTTCTCAGATTTACCTTTAAGTTCTAGCATAGTAGCAACATAATgtatgaaaaatgaaaataataagaCCAAAAATGAACGCTTTATCGATTGTTATGTATTGGTATTATGTTCAGTCTCAAATTttgaatcaaataaaaaaatgaacacCTTCACCAGGGTAAGTATTGAAGTACTAGTTTTGTCATAACGCTTTCCATTCAGGCCTTCATATTGAGGTTAATTTCTTTAGTTAACttcaaatttgtttgtatCTACAGTAAGTCGACAGTCATGTTGACAatgatttgatttttgttaaacgCTTGAGAGATTTCGTGACTATTCATCTTGTACTGACACAGTGCAAGATGGTTTTGCTTGAAGGATATTTTGGTGCCTGGAAATTTTAGTATTGTAGtcatgcaaaatataaaagtgCTATTTTGAGGTTcatttgcttaaaaataatgTGCAATtagcatatacagtatacagcTTTATACAATGCAAACCAGTGACACCAACCACCTACTGAGTTTCTGAGGCTCGTAAGCCTGGAAATACAAAGATAACTATTacaaaatgaatgaataaatgTTACCTAAAATAAAGATGAAAGGATTTTTGACTGATTGGTCTATACATGAAATGAGCTTTTGTTTGTGGAACCTAAAAATTAcacatattatttttatataattaGTTTATTTACTGTAAGGTTTGTTGTGATAGATATCTTTATATGATTcctacttttattttcttagaAATCTGAATTCACGAAAAGTATATTACATGAAGAACTTGTTTCGGTAACACTTAAACAATATCAGATACTTTCAAATAATGGAATTTTTAACAGAATCTTAATGGTGTAATATATGTCTAATGATTTTAAATCTTTATGTTTAAAACCATGTTTGGTAATCTTGAACCCAAGATTCTAGTCAAgcttttaataaactttaagaACATTAAGCTTTTTTCATGTAATGTTACTATTTTTTTAGATACTTATTCCTTTAGTTGACCGTTACCAGTGTTCACCAAAAATATGCGATGCTTTTAAAAAGGTAAGTTAAGTCTTTCGGCTGTTGCATTACGGTAATGTATCTTTTGAGAAAACATGTTACATTGCACATGGAACATGATTATGTCATATAAATCTCAGATAATTTTCAAACTGCCGTTTAAATCAGAAAGCCTTTTCATGTCCTATTACAATAGTAtatagcagtggttcccaaactttttcagcttgtggcacactagaaaaattaatAAACGCTCGTGGCatacttacaagagaagaaaagttgctttaaaaaattacgcTACTCTATTAGCGATGCCATAATTGttttcatcgtcacatgtgcttatttatcagctattgaagcagttagaaagcttttaagtcgcatatgcttgtctgcatgtcTTAttctaaatatttatacagttcttttccaaaattccaaaaagattcgcggcacacctgagaatctatGGTGGCACACTAGTGTGccgcggcacacagtttgggaatcactggtaTATAGCATAGCAAGTACACTTGTGTACACTGACTGGCCTGTATCATTCATTGCGAATGTGGTTTTATATTACTTTCAATTATATAATGTTTTAATGATTTATTCGTTTACTTATTGTGTATGTGGTACAAGGTAACTGTATACTTACATTGCAGAATTATCACCAATCTCCACACTCAACCATTGTAATCAGCCTGTTCAAACCAACCATACAAGACATACTAAGACACAAGGTAGTATGTCGGTGCCATTGTAGAACTCAATTAGCTTGATGACTTCAGTTGTTATCAATCATTGGGTGAATTGTAGTTTCTATCAACTTGCAAACCAGCCATTAGTCATTAGTCTAATAACCTGACAACTCATATATATTGTGTTTATGAATAATGTAAGCAATGTTTGAGTTTTGTCCCTACGCCATGACTCAATTGCTGTGTATTTATGACATGATTACTAGTGAGATTCCAAACATTCATGTGACTAAAGCAATACCAGGAAGGAGTATGACCTCACTGTAATAATACCTAATTCATTCATTACTTTGGTTGTGTTGACCTGTGAAATATTGAGCAGGATTGTAAAAGGTGGCCTTGGATGAAAACCTTTGTCTTTGAGTATATCCGAGCCTTGAACTGCCAGAGCAATGGAATTGAATcagtttgcaattttatcCGTTCCGTCCATGGCCCAGTGAGCCAGTGCCCTCATGTGCTCCTTCTTAACAACCTGGTAGCTGTTTGTCTTTCTGCAATTAACACTTGCTTTTCCACAAAGGATGTTCTGTAAGTTTGTTAAACGGTACTGATGGTTGGTTAACGGTACTATAATCGCAGTTTATATCGACTTCCAGTATTAGTGTTTTTGGAATTATATAATGCATATTGCATACACAGGACAATATTCAGCGTGCGAGTTTCGATACGCAAACGTTTCCTGTTTGGTTTTACGTCATAACACTCACTGGAGTGCACTGTATtttcataataaaattttgcgaTGTCACAGACTTTGTGTGTTACACCCTGTTCCAatgctttattttaaatgcagtgGAAAAAAGGTGACCTCATTGAACCAACAACAGAACATGGCTGCAAACACAATCACTTTGGACAAGGAAGTCGCAGAAAACAATCTAGACACGATGCAAGTTGTTTCGGCTGACGTGAAAAATACCTACAGCGTCATAATGGATGAGGAAAAGTGGGAAACTGTCGTGCTTTTTGTCGAAGTTCTTAAGGAAGTGTAAGCAAATCCAACATCTAGTCACCACATGTATCAAATAGTCTTGCTTTCTGCATTTACCATGGTGGGCTGTGACGTGGGCTTTTATGATGTATTAGGTTAATATTTATTCACAGTTAATATCATCTTGCTGGTTTAACTGAGTAATAATATCACCCTTCTGGATATGATGTTTACATTTTGCAGATCAGGATTCAGAGACTGGCTACCTGGGCTGGCATGTGCCTTACAGCCTGGGTCATTCCCATCTGAGTAAGTGCTTGTGTTTATAAGTAATACTTGTACGTAAAACAAAAGGAACAATTCTTAGTGTTTTGAACTCCTTTATTTTAGTCAGTGCAAAGACATATATTATTTTGCTTGACAATAATTTTCTTATGTTTTGCATTTAATCTTTTAATAGGACTATGACGAACAAGCAGTTAACaaggtaaaaatatttctcattACATACCTGGTGGTACCTTATAGTTGTATCTTTGAAAACATGCGCTTACGATCTCTGTTATTGTTGTGtcatatatttattaaattattgtgTGTGCAAACTGCTGTTTTGGGTTGGTTTTCTTTGCATtttatcaacattttttttaaatttcttgtaGCCTGTTGTACCCTTTACTTGAACGGTTTACAGAGGATGACCGTGAGAGTGTGGTGAAGTGTCTTTCATATTCTTGGTTGAGCGTGTACAGTCCAGATCGTTCAGTGTGTGAAGACAACggcaaacttttttccaaaatggTTAGTTGCTATTTTATTCTGTAACGTCTGACATagctttaaacttttcaaaacttttgtttgtttggagATGTCAGAAAATTAACACTGGTGTCCAGACATTCCCATCATAAAACTATTAAATTAAGTAATAAtagttgatttaattaattattattattagtaatTTCCAAGATGGCTTATGTTTCTAACAACTTATTGTATTTTGTGACTTTGAAAGGAGTTTTCACAAATTGACTTTCCACAATTATTGTGTATTATGGTAATCTTTTGGTGATTTTCACTTTCCAATATTGTTCCACTACTTTCTTTATCATTGTTTACACAATTACTGTGCTTCATTCTGGCAAGTAGCGACATTGGACGTCTATTTCGATAATCTTTAGGTTGCAGCCCTGCTAAAACCGGGCATCCTAGCTGGGAAGATGAAGAAATTTCTCGCAACACTGGCCGAGACTTATTTGCAGGTTATAATGATGCTGGCTTCAAGGGAGAATGTTGTAATGATTAAGGTCAGATTTTCTGTATGTTTATCACAATTTCATTCATCAAGCGTCTGTTTCGTTTTGGttattactagggcaaccagttttttgacctaaaaagtttaaattttgaccttattttgacctaaaacgtttaaattttgacctcattttgaaaaacgctatactgatagtctctacactgtctacagcaactttctaatctaaagctgcatttaaaattgacaaaatgcttttctagtgttgactttttttcgtttctgcgtattaagattgacaacttgcagtttcaaatgcaatgccgtcacatcgtgacgtcaccaaacgcgctgaaaagcctttcCTCtttttgtggctttggttctaagtaaaatttgcggcactggaattgtttgcggtacaagaaaagagaaaaacggaagaataatattacaaaatggttacaaaattacaagtttaatagattttgacctaaaaaaaagacctaaagaaacaatttgaccgtattttgacctaacgtaacattttgactttatttgacctaataacttctataccacacgtcgtacaaagctgaaatttgttttgtgcttgtttgataacattctgggcaggttaaaaaaaattgaccatattgacttttggttgccctagttattaCATTGGCAAATGGGTGAAGTAAATCGTTCAGAAACATGTTTTGTGTATCGTATTGGACAAAAGTTCAAgccacaaatatttttcagtaaTATAAGTTGCATTTAAACTTTAGTTTTATGAAGAAATTAGTTCTTCGTattctgaaaatatttgtgaacTTGTGGATTGGGAGAATCACAACAATTTTCCATTTCCGTTTTCCATGAACCCAACCCAGAAACATGGTCAGAAACTTAATGTTGAAAGCAATGTTTGAATTCTATGGTTACTGAAGGTTTTGAGGGAAATGCTCAATATTGGGATCTTAACAGAcgagaaagaaaaacaaaatgttgtgTCCGCACTTTGTAGCACTCCATCTGGTGAGAAGACTTTCAAAGAACTTGAGTCTCATCCCTTAACGAAGAAAACAGGTCCGAAATCGTTCACTTTGGCATCAAGTTCAGTGGTATGTGTAAACGGTACAGTACATagcatttatttctttttatcaCACGCTattaaatcaatttaaaatttttccgaCAACTGCGGCAATTCCAAATTTGTTTTGGCAGAttcttttttggttttgtagTAATTTCTTTATAGCATGCAACAGTCACGAGGTGAAGGCCCTTGCAAGAAAAACTCTGgcctaaattttattttataacaactGAGCAACAATGTATCACGAAAAACACCAAACTGGCAATGTTAAAATGCACCTTGTGTTTATTACCCGTTGGCTACTAGCAATGTAATCTCGCTCCATGATATTCGAGGTGCCTTGTGACAAAATTAATTCCACACAAAACTTCTTTTAGTATATAGACAGCTTCTCCCTAATAAAATCAATTGTGTCCATATGCCAGCATGATTACTGAGACTACGTTTGTGCAACTTTGCCTTAGTATTTACACCACAGCTTCAATCGTTTTCACCTTTCTCGTTCCATATATATTTCTATTGTCCCAGACTTGAAACTTATTACTATTGTGCATGCTGGCTCTTAAATCCATTGGTTCAGACGATAAGTAAATGCACTCTTTTTATTGTAGGAGTTGAACCACACTTAAAACTTCTTCATGAAAGCAATGATTATAATTTATGCAAAGTTGCAAGATGTTTCCACTATATTAATTCGCAACATGTGTTTGCACTAGgaatgggccgatacgaacctaaacccgaatagattcaccgaatatcgcctttatggaagttcgggcgaacacgaataccaacaatggcgaacccgaatacaatattacttataattttactgactttcgtaaagaATGATGATGTAGTTTCCCGGcgaagctaaactagagtcagcagtacttacaattaAGGTCGCTTTCCtgacgattttgctttttcgatcgtttttaaacactacttttcgaaagaaagcgatttgtttatcgattacgtcattgtacaagcaagacttgacgacttttgaatgaatttttattgtttggttctaatacgaatagattcgggatttgTTCgggtcgaccttcatgatatttgggttcgcacgaacctgaataattttctttgcggcacatccctagtttGCACTCCTTGGGATACATTTACTTATATCTATGTTTACACGTTGATAGCACAAATACAGCAGTTAAGTGGAAAAAATAGCATACAAATGTGTGCtacttgttttgcttttttcttcaGGACAGCGACCTGCAAGCAGCTTTCAAAACTGGTTCTCGAGACAATCTAGAGCATTTAGATCTCTCTTCCACCCATGTGACATCAGAATCAATTGATATCATACGCCGTCTTCGTAACTTACGTCAGCTGAATTTGTCGGGAACAAATGTGAGTTTTCCAAAATACTTTCTTAAAACAGCACTTTGTGTGTTGGCAAAGAGTCTCGCTTTATGACGTTCAAATACTGGATACAACGTAGGAGTAGGTTTGTATCGCTGTATTTCATTGGTTGCAAAAAGCATTTCCTATACGGAAGTAATAGgataaatgtttaataaaatatacGACTTAAATGTATTTAAGTTCGATCAGAGGGCTGTGTAGTTGGTGTTGGTTGGCATCACTCCAGCCGTAGGAAATGGCgcatttaaaagtttttaggtGCATGCAGATTGCAGTTAAATATTGGCATGAAAATTGGTGAACTGTGTATATTTTGGAAGCCAATGCTGGAGCTAAAGACATGTGAATTTGTGGGCATATACGTTATAGCCTTAAGTATGATAAATACATTTGCCATGCTGGAATTTTTTGGTAATTGTTCTTGTAGTAATTTCCTCATGTtgagaaacaaacaaagactTAAAGCATGTTTACTGTTCAATGCTCTTCTGATAAGATTTCACTTTAAAATAGTACTTTTCAAATTACGCAGATTGATGACAAAGGCTTACGTATCTTGTGCGATTATCTTAATCTTGAATCGCTAAACTTACGTGAGACCATGGTCACCAATGAAGGAATTGCCTGTTTGGAAGGTTTGTATGTTCTACGTTgtgaatgtttttaaataatcaaatatcaaaggttttttatttgcatagtCGAAATTGGCGAATAAGCTTGGTCGTACTGGTAAACGAAATTTATctttaaagtaaaacagttcaaataattaaaaattattggcATTAAATTTTTCGTCtatttatactgtacataGATGTTAAAACTGTAAGTGAATAGTTGgtccaaaaacattttgtatatgaatttattttacaatccaaAGATTAACTTATGTTAATACATTTCAACCGTGAATGTGTTTTACAGCAATGACCAACCTTAAATATCTCAATCTGAACAGCACAGAAGTTAACTATTGCACCGTCACGAACTTAAAAAAGAATCTACCAAATCTACTTGAAATGAACATCGACTATACGGAGGCTTCTGTATGGATCTAAGTTGCATCATGAGAAGGTCACTACGTTTAGTGTACAGGGTACATAATTAGCAGTACTGTATTGCCATTTACGTAGCCAATAAAGAAGtaacaaagaaacaacaaaaacgtAACAAAGCAAATGAAACAACCTTGGCATTCTGCGTAATCAAATGTTTACGTTTTTtaacagaactttttgcttatttttatcattatgGTTCTCAATTTGTATGTGTATTAAGGCTTTATCTTGTCTGTCATCAATCAATCACTGTCCCGGGCAGTATTACCGCATATTACTCACTCTTATAAGCATGCCTGCTGTCTTTGGTTTGTCGTATCGTTGATTGAAAGCTGTAAATAATTCCTTTTCATTTATTAATGTacttttacttctttttgtaAGTGTTGAGATTTTGAAATTCTGTGCATTCTTCTTGACCTTTTCGCGTTTTAGTTTCCGCCACTTGCACTTCAAACGTTCTTTATTGTTGTAAGAATACGTTGGTtatttttagtgttttgtaTGTGAATTCTTTGTTCGAAGTGCAGTGGTACTTTGCTAGATATTTTTTACGAGTTGTTGAACATTTTACttcaaatttgttgaaatcCATTTCACTGGCATTGATTAGCAACCGGATTCACAAGTTATCACTAAACATGTTGGCAGGGGAAATTTTGTACCTTGTTTCCATGTGACTTCCATCAGcaaaagttgtttgaaaaatgatCAGTTGGTATTTAATGAGATTTGTGCGATCCGACTGCGGCTGAGTTAACTGAAGCGATTTAGGCTGACTAAATATCTGGTCTTGTAAAATATGACTCGGCGTTATGAAATACCACAGCAGTTCATATGAATTTTAAAGCAACACAAGATTTCAATACCACTCATTCATCCAAACGCAGCACGCAGGTTGTTCATTACGCTGCTGTTCATTATACTACAGCTCTTCCACTTGTAAAACTCACAAGCCAACATGCACCGCTGGGGACTAGCGAAGGGCAGTTCCTGCTCTGGTGAAACGTCATTCCAAACACCTCTCACATACTGGAGGAGTTCCCGGTTTTGGGTTTGCCTTGCTAGCTACCTACAAAACTACTTCATTGCAAGCTATTTTTAACCCGCGCACATTTCTTTATACGAATAGATATAAAACACCCAACCACTGTATGCCACCACCACCATGAAAATGTCTTTTCATTTGTATGTGTGATGTCTATTTAAAGAATCTTTTACTTGGAATTTCTTTTCACAGACGTTTCATGAATATGGCATTTCTTCAGTGTGTGTCGATAAATGTTAAACTCTGTTACCCTTTTGAGCAAACGATTTAGAACAATAGACA
Encoded here:
- the LOC143470202 gene encoding C-Maf-inducing protein-like, which encodes MSNKFDLFSEGQLKVCILSNTSIFQKLLHHIRPLRRREVHEISLNQDEITSKSPTAFFCKPLSFSSMLHVKPVDVKRGSINCVKISTDTCSYWLQAPNAYERDCLFYSINWKMNVYKFNVKLNNSMKPKELIQELKVLASLTLTCPLCIDDTFQVLLDLVFCLLSQKSEFTKSILHEELVSILIPLVDRYQCSPKICDAFKKNYHQSPHSTIVISLFKPTIQDILRHKDCKRWPWMKTFVFEYIRALNCQSNGIESVCNFIRSVHGPVSQCPHVLLLNNLVAVCLSAINTCFSTKDVLGKKVTSLNQQQNMAANTITLDKEVAENNLDTMQVVSADVKNTYSVIMDEEKWETVVLFVEVLKEVSGFRDWLPGLACALQPGSFPSETMTNKQLTSLLYPLLERFTEDDRESVVKCLSYSWLSVYSPDRSVCEDNGKLFSKMVAALLKPGILAGKMKKFLATLAETYLQVIMMLASRENVVMIKVLREMLNIGILTDEKEKQNVVSALCSTPSGEKTFKELESHPLTKKTGPKSFTLASSSVDSDLQAAFKTGSRDNLEHLDLSSTHVTSESIDIIRRLRNLRQLNLSGTNIDDKGLRILCDYLNLESLNLRETMVTNEGIACLEAMTNLKYLNLNSTEVNYCTVTNLKKNLPNLLEMNIDYTEASVWI